The Brassica napus cultivar Da-Ae chromosome C1, Da-Ae, whole genome shotgun sequence DNA segment TGATCTTattgtggctctgataccaaatatagtcTCAATAGATCGTATAAGAACACAACTATAAGAACACAAATAAAGAACTCTCTTTATTAATCTCTCTTAAGGAAACACTCAAAAACCTTAAGGTTCTCAATCACAATATACTCTAAGACTCTCAAAGGTATGCAACACTCTTGtaactctttatatagagattatatttcctaaactcattaggaacacatatttccttttttcttctAATCCTAAATTCTTTAGGATAACTTAGACTCCAAGTTATCTTTAAGCTTATCTCCAACAAATCTTAGGTGAACTTGAAATCTTATTTCTTTCTTAAGAGTTAGAACacaagtagatttttttttctttttttgaaactagcttattgtagatttttttttttggaacaactTTGTAGATCTTACTCTTAGAAACAATAGAAACTGAAAGTCAAGTCTATGCGATGCCGCGTTCTAAATGATTCAACATTTTGATACATTAAACATATGAGTGCTGGTTAGGGATATTGTGATCAGTTGATTCATTGAGTCCGAAACCGACTCAACAATGTTTTGATTATCATTTGGGGCGCAGAAGGAGCTGCCAAACATCAAACAACATCGACTTTTTGGGTTGAGATTGCTCGTTTGGTTCTGGCAGATTAACTTTTATATTGGCCGTAGCTTTTTTAGTCGAGTACAAACTGATTCATGAGATTTTGGTCCACAAAAACATCTCTAGTCTAATCAAAGAAGAATGCCCACTAATCATTGAACATAGGAAAATTTTCCAGCCATGTGATATTGAGTTGAGAGTACAAACTATAATTTGTTAACAAGCCATAATGGTCCAAATACTAAAGAAACATGCCCTTGACACCTTGTGTGCATTCagcaaaaagaaaagatcaGGCCATCCGTCAATAGACCAAAACCATTTggtacacacacacacataacaTATTGATATGTTTCCAAGTGTAAAATCTTAAAAACTATAAGCAATTTGAATGTGAGGTACTTGTTTGAATATTTGGTTTTGTAAGAGATTTATTGAAGGCAAAGAAACCTGGGAAATTCCAAAATAAGGTAAACCCTCTTGCAACCACAAGAAAAGGATATAAAAGGACAAAACAGAGCAATTGAGGGGTCGATATGGGGGAATTACAAAGAATGTGAAAACCTTGCAACCACATGAAATACACAAATGTCATTGTCACAAAGATAATGAGACCACACTGTTGTCTCTTACGTCTGTGTTTGTTTTGATCTGATCATCGATGAAGAACCACACATAAAACAAAGCCACATTTTAAATAGACCCAATCAATCCACACCTCTCTTCACATGCCCATTCAATCGAATCTCCTCtcatttcttcttttgttttgttggacCTAGATAGAATCAAAGAACACACAAAAGTGTCAAAACACTTATCGCTACTATAACCTCCACCATCTTCATCATCTCTCCTTATAAACCACTCTACTACTCTACCCATCTCTAAGCTCTTTATAAGCAATGGTGAGTTTTAgttctctgtttttttgttcattCTGTTTTCTCTGTCTTAATGGTTTTGATTGTCTTTAAAGGTTCATGTATCATCGCATGGAGCAAAAGATGGCTCGGAAGAAGCTTTCGACTACAGAGGAAATCCACCTGATAAGTCCAAAACCGGTGGATGGTTAGGCGCCGGTTTAATCTTAGGTACAATTTCCAATCTTCATATCATACAAAAACCAAAACATCCTCTGTTTCTAAGCTCctctctgtttttattttaactaaaatatttcCCCTGTTTCTTAGctcctctgtttttttcttttaactaaCATATTTCCTCTATTTCTTAGctcttatgatttttattttaactaaaatattacCTCTGTTTTTCAgctcttcagttttttttattttaactaaaataattccTCTGTTTCTAAGCTCCTCTGTTTTTCTTGTAACTAAAATGTTCCTCTGTTTCTAAGCTCctctctgttttgtttcatttaaCTAAATGTGAAGGGAGTGAGCTATCGGAGAGAATATGCGTGATGGGCATATCTATGAATCTAGTGACGTACCTTGTCGGAGATTTACACATCTCATCAGCAAAATCAGCGACCATAGTCACAAATTTCATGGGAACTCTCAACCTCTTAGGACTTCTTGGTGGTTTCTTGGCTGACGCtaaactcggtcgctacaagATGGTCGCAATAGCTGCCTCTGTCACAGCTCTGGTAAAAACTCTAAAACGTGGCCTTGTAGCTTTGATAGGCTCGTAAACTCTCTGATTCTTTGCTTAATGTGAAAAACAGGGAGTGCTGCTATTGACAGTGTCTACAACCATCCCAAGCATGAGACCGCCACCATGTGACGATTTCAGAAGACTTCACCATCAGTGCGTAGAGGCAAATGGTCATCAGTTAGCTCTTCTCTACGTCGCTCTCTACACCATAGCTCTAGGCGGCGGAGGAATCAAATCCAACGTCTCGGGCTTCGGGTCTGACCAGTTCGACACGAGTGATCCTAAAGAAGAGAAGCAgatgatcttcttcttcaatagaTTCTATTTCTCCATCAGCCTCGGATCTCTCTTCGCCGTGATTGTTCTGGTTTACGTCCAGGACAACGTGGGAAGAGGCTGGGGCTACGGGATCTCGGCCGCGACTATGGTGGTCGCGGCCGTGGTTTTGCTCTGCGGAACGAAACTGTACCGTTTCAAGAAACCTAGAGGAAGCCCTTTCACTGTTATATGGAGGGTTGGTTACTTGGCGTGGAAGAAAAGAAACGAGAGTTACCCTTCAAATCCTAGTCTTTTAAACGGTTACGGCAACACAACGGTTCCCCACACAGAGAGGCTAAAGCGTTTGGACAAAGCCGCGGTTGTCACAAACGAGAAGGATTCGTGGAGCGTGTCGACGGTTACACAGGTCGAACAAGTGAAGCTAGTTGTGAAATTGATTCCCATTTGGGCAACGAACATTCTCTTCTGGACGATTTACTCCCAGATGACTACATTCACAGTGGAACAAGCCACGTTTATGGAGCGTAAAGTCGGGTCTTTCACCGTACCCGCAGGCTCATACTCGGCTTTTCTCATTCTCACGATTCTTCTCTTCACTTCCCTTAATGAGAGAGTCTTTGTGCCTTTAACAAGAATGATCACAAAGAAACCTCAAGGACTCACCAGCCTCCAGAGGATTGGAGTTGGGCTCGTGTTCTCAATGGCTGCAATGGCTGTTGCAGCGGTTATAGAGAACGCTAGACGCGAGGCAGAGGTCGCTAAGGGGATGAAGATAAGCGCGTTTTGGTTGATTCCACAGTATTTCTTGGTTGGTGCGGGTGAAGCGTTTGCTTACGTTGGACAGCTTGAGTTCTTTATAAGAGAAGCACCAGAGAGGATGAAATCTATGAGCACCGGATTGTTTCTAAGCACGGTTTCGATGGGATTCTTTGTGAGCAGCTTGCTTGTTTCTATTGTGGATAAAGTTACGCACAAGACGTGGCTTAGAAGCAACCTCAACAAAGCGAGACTGAACTACTTCTACTGGTTACTTGTTGTCTTGGGAGCTCTGAATTTCTTCGTTTTTCTTCTGTTTGCGATGAAGCATCAGTATAAAGCTGATATGATTAGTGTTGGGGTTGATGATTCAGTGGAGAAGGGTAAGGATAGCGAAAAAGAAAAGTCTGAGTTTGAGCTTAAGGACATTCCATAAAAACAGAGATTTGTCTTACTAGTTTCTTGATCGCTTGCTTGTAATTTGctttgaatattttcattttgttttcgtAATTTTAAGTATAGTGTTCTTTTTTTGCCACATTCAGGAATCTTTATTATACAGGGAAGGATTTCTCTCTCCATCTTGCCTATCAGTAACATTTATTTTTAGTGGATGTTAGTATGGATGActtatcaaaatcaaaatgGCCTTATATTCCCCCTTTCAATCCACATATTCGATAAAAAAACGTTTAAACAGAAAACCATCAACTCTATCTACATATTAGTTTAATAGACACGCTAAATGATTTTATGCGCGTAACCAACTTTGtaaagaataattttatttaaaaaaataattaccaatttttttttaacgtctgattgaaatattaacaattaatttctaattttctttaccgttttaaaaaataaaactaaactcATAAGTACTTgcatattatttagttttccaTTTGTCTTTACTATATTTGAATTTAATTCTGATTTAGTTAAGcatagtaaaaataattatctagataacaaaaatttagaGTAGATTTTGTTTTATGTAGTTTCGCTAAACTATATTCCATCCGTTTCGATTTCATTGTCATTGTagaaaaacatttttgtttcaaaataagtgttgttttagagtttcaatgcaaaatttattaataagattttctactttatttttctgttggttgaaatatggttagatgtataggtaattgtgtttttattttgaaaatatacaaaatcatatattttattaatatgtgtacATACACctaaaatgataattaaaataaaacggaGAGTGTactaaatcaattaaatttatctatttaatttattttaatcaatgtATGTAGATGATATATTGACTTTACAAGTTGTCAAatttatttagatttaaatgacatatctatctatatatatatgcaaactAAATAGACTCATATGAACATAAATGGTTAAAACTGGTAAAAATACAAGATATCAAGAATTAATACTTCACATTCCACAACCGACGTCATAAATTGCTTTGTGTTGTAACCTATTAAAGGCACAAAACCTCTTCTACAACATGACCACTTATTCTCGTTGCAGGTACACAAGAAACTTCTCGGTAACACTAGCTTTCCTAGAATAATCTTAACAAACCAACCAAACAATCTCTTCAAACTCACTCAGTAAAATCTCGTAAAACTTTGTGTGATGTTAGATTAAAAGAGACAAAAGCAGTCGAAAACAATATCTCTCATGTTTGTCTATAAAAGAAAGGCTTAGTGTCTTCTCATAGGCATGAATGCTCACTTCCATAAACAACATCAATCTTGAACTCCACCAACAATTCAGCCTCTTGTTGTTTGTAAGTGCCGAGATAACTTCATTGACATTCCAGAGTCTTATTTTCATAAGCTTCTTAGTGACTTCTTCCTCGAAATCAAACAAGAATATGTCTTCATGAAAGCGAGTGAAGGATAATGGATGGACCTTGAAATAACCGAAGAGGAAATCGCTCCAATGTTTCTTTGTCTTGAAGGATAATGGATGGACGTTTGTGAAGAATTTTCCAACAAGAAAGAGCATTAGATCAAGTAGACTATCaatgataaatgtttttttctctctctgatTCTATAATCTTGCCTTTATGCAAAACAAACCCTACTTCAAAAGAAATACTGAGTTTGATTACCTAATATCAtgaagcttttaaaaattttcattttgtttaattactTATCTTTTCCAAACCGTCCTTTGTAGAACTAATACAGCtttttacataaaatttgaTTAACGAAAATGTATTAAACTAACTTTGTGCTATTTTAGAATCTTTAATAATAAAGTTAAACTATCTGTCTTCTTAGGCATCCACCTCATCAATCACCTAGGGAGGAATTAATACACGTGGCACCTCAATTACGTTCTGGGCTTTTGAGTTCTGAGATTAGCCGGGCCTTAATGTGTTTAAGTTATTTTTCTATCCCAGATTCCCAGTCACCCTAGGCTTCTCCATCGCAGGTTTGTACATCGGCCGCAGAATTTTCTAGATGAAAAACGAAGAAAAAAATCTGAGGAGGTTACAACGTTTCGTTTGGATCGCTTTTATTTGTAATTTCACCACTCCTCAACATTCAATTCGACTCATTGTGTTTCCAGAGTAACTTACTGGAGCTTCAATTATAAATACCCCTCATCCAGAGATGAAGATTACAGCTTTTACTGAAGCAGAAGAATACTCTGTTCAACTTTCCGGTTATTACAATGGTGAATCTCCAAATCCTTCTAGCCGTTTTGAGAACTGGGCGGTGCTCCGACAGGTTGCTGCGATTCTGGGAGGGAGGCTAGAAATTTGAGAAAAGGCGGTGAGCTAATGTGTCTTGACATGCTCTTTGTCGATGAGAATGTAAGCATTCTTtcccatgatttttttttacattgtaTTAGACTTTAGCGGAGATAGCGATTGTTCCTTATCATTGTCTAAACATTTTTATTCAAGGATCTATTAGTGCGAACCGTCAACTTAGGTTCTGGGAACGTCTCAGTGAAGGGTCTCTCTACACGTCAAGTGGTTTTGATGTCACACGCAGCAGCCCCAATTTTCGGTTGTCTGATGCTCCCTTCTCGATTCGGTTCAATGATGGAACCTCTCTTGAGAAGAAAACGGATACCTATGGATTCAAATGTGGGATTCTTATGGCAAAAATATCATCAATACTTTCAATGATTTGATCTCTCAGGCAGAGAAAAACGAGTACGGTTTCCAAATGGGAGGAAAATCTATctaaatatattgaattatatCTTTGCTAtctatataaatgtttataatgtACATGTAGAGTCCGAAGTACCAAGAGATTGTTAATATTCGCTTAGGTGATGGATCAATGAGACGTGGTCAGGTCTGTGAGGTTGATGGATGGCGAGAAAACTGTTGTCCAGGTATTCTAGATTGAATTTAGACACTACACCAATGCAATTGGCTGTACAGGTTTGATGTTCTCAataacttattttcttttggttgCAGGTTTTTGAATTAACATCTGAAATTAGCACCGTTCAATTCACTAAGGTATTTACTATGATTATTTTTAACTGTCTTGCAGTCTAAAGCGTAAATCAGTTGAGATTAGTCTTATGGATGTTACGTGATACGTCTCAGAAACAAACCTTCCCACTAATGTTATCTATCTTTTTTATTAACCAACACAAACTAACCAGATGTTGTTCGTTTGATTTCAGTTATTGTTGGGCAAGCAAAGGGAATCAAAAACACTTTTAGCGGTGAAAGCCAGAATATTCAACGAATCATTGTAAACCTAAGTATTGAGAGGTTGTACCACCTGGACGAACTTAAATACGTTGAACGGTTTGAAAGTGGTGAAAGTTTTGGTTGAACATGTTTTTGATGGCACTTTGTCCTCACTCAGCAGGCACACCACTGTTTTTCTAAGTGTTTTTGACGTCCTCGCCACCAACTTCGATGAGAAGTGACGAGCCTAATGTCATTGTTGGTTAGTGGTATGGATTGCTCAGTAACTTTGAGCATTTTATAACTCTAACCTTTAATTGCTTACTTCTTTTCCTCCTAGGCCGGCTCTTCGTAAATGATACTTAAGGAACTCATTTATTCTGACAAACAGTGTCTTGCTAGCCATAGATTCCTCGATGCGTTAGCATATATACAACTCCCGTTTTAACTCTCAAGTTAACTCAACTCTCAAGTTAACGTATCTTAGTTTTCAGTCTTAGTGCACTTAACATTATGCAGGGAATGTGTTAAGGACATCGGTTCTTCCTCAGCCTCAACCAAGTATGGAGGTGTCCAGAAACTCGAATGCGTCACAGATGCGGAGTTTAATGCATATGTTCTGAGTCACAGGTCTGGAACACAACATGTACGGCTGTACCCTCTTAAACAGGTCTAACATGTAACTTAGACGAATTAGCTTTGTacaaaaacccaaaacataCAATGTAACTGTTAAAAGTGAATGGTTTTGTTGGAACGTTGTAGCCCATGTGATCGTAATAGACTGCAggctttttatttttgttttctatgtGTTTTTTCACCTAAGCTTCTACTCTGTTTAATGAGTTTCTTACCTTTTTTTTGGAACAAGAGTTTTACTTATGCAATGGTTTAAGACGGTCAACTATAAACTTTGttctacaaatatttatttatacttaGTGTCTGGAATAAATACATGACAACAACAAGTTTCCGAGGCTACTTCAGCCTTTAATCTACGTTCATAAAAAAACATTGAAAGGGAAGAGTACATCCAGTCCACATTAACATTTTAGGTAAAATCCACAAAACCTAACGCTGTCTCTTCTAAGTTTCAAAACTCAATAACAGAAGAGTAAGAGGAAGACATTAGTACATCCAGTCCACATTAACATTATGTTAAAATGCAGTCGTTTATGAAGTTTATATATCATTGTGGAAACTCTGACAATACAAAAAGTATACTATAAACATCTTATAATCTggaatatttttgtattttatttgaaaaattatttttcttctatatatataatcaaaaaagACATTTAATGAACTTATGAATGATACGAAAACAACAAGGaagttaatttaaatatatgctTACGAAGGTACAAAGTGAAACATGTTACAAGTATGAATTTGATTTGGCATATAAAGCTTCTCTTTCTCATCTCTATCTTTATGACCGTCGTGAAACATACTAAGCGGCGTTGTTGTCCGTGTTTACCTTCTTCTCATGGCTTATCGATCATCATGAACTTGCACCAGCTAGGAGAATTACCACATCAGTCTCTATTGAAGCTGTCGAAGAAGTTTGGTCCTGTAATGTTACTGAAATCAACAGTTATAATTGTCTCCCCTGAAACAGAAAAACAAGTTCTTAGAGATCACGACCTCCATTGGTGCAGCAGTCCAAgcgtatatattttcataactCCAGTTCTTTTTCTTTACTTCTTAGTTAGTTCTTGACTGTCTTCAGAAAGTTATATAAAATGGGCTTTCTTATAACTATCGATACATTACTTTCCTCCCACTACTCCAACGTTACATAGCAAATCTACAATATAAATACGAATGTTACTATCCAAAGAACTCATCACTCCCTCCAACTCAATCATTATAGTTTGTTTCAAATCTAAAACTATAGTGCAGTCACAGATACAACGAAGTCATGTTAGCTCCAGTCCACTTAAACTATTGATATTTGGTGAAAAATGCAGGTCATACGTATCTCTTGAATGGTGAatgtagaaattaaaaaaaaacatggaaagAAGCATATTACACATCCATTCATTAGACATACTAAAAAGTGATGGATTTAAGTTACAATTCATTTGGTGCGTAAGCAGAACCTGGAGCATCTACGGTTGAGGAGAATGTGGGACATCAGCCACCATGGCTCTCAATCAAGTACATATCACAAAAAGCTAACGAGAAAACTACGTTGAGGAAGGTAGCCCAAATAATATTAATGTTGAACTTTTTGCTACTAACCAAATAAACAATCACTTGGAGATATAGATAATACTTGAACTCAAGTACTGAGATCAGACGtcggaaaaaaaatttaatacataaaaactTATATCTTATAACAAATACAACACATTAGGCTTAACAAATAACAATGAATAAATACCATTCatctctctttatttttattatgtttattttactCTTAAGCTTCCAGCTTAGAGTTTATAGGTCTTTAGACAAGGAACATGGTTGGATATATGCAAAGTAATTGTGTGAATTTATCAATTGatcttatataataattaaaaggaATAACTAAACAATTTAgctattatattttctaaactagattagttttattgaaaactttccacaatataaaagttaaacattttatatgatatcaatataataaaactatatcacaaaataaaatcaaaaacaaaaacaaatataataacactattctatgaaaaataatttaaaataataataatagaaaatccggcgcgtagcgccggccAACCCCTAGTATTTTATAATGTTACTGTTAAACACAAATGGAGCCAATCCCCCACCCCCACATTTTGTAAAACGAAAAACTGACAGACAAACtaactaaatttaaaactaaaagaataatataattag contains these protein-coding regions:
- the LOC106406528 gene encoding protein NRT1/ PTR FAMILY 6.4-like produces the protein MVHVSSHGAKDGSEEAFDYRGNPPDKSKTGGWLGAGLILGSELSERICVMGISMNLVTYLVGDLHISSAKSATIVTNFMGTLNLLGLLGGFLADAKLGRYKMVAIAASVTALGVLLLTVSTTIPSMRPPPCDDFRRLHHQCVEANGHQLALLYVALYTIALGGGGIKSNVSGFGSDQFDTSDPKEEKQMIFFFNRFYFSISLGSLFAVIVLVYVQDNVGRGWGYGISAATMVVAAVVLLCGTKLYRFKKPRGSPFTVIWRVGYLAWKKRNESYPSNPSLLNGYGNTTVPHTERLKRLDKAAVVTNEKDSWSVSTVTQVEQVKLVVKLIPIWATNILFWTIYSQMTTFTVEQATFMERKVGSFTVPAGSYSAFLILTILLFTSLNERVFVPLTRMITKKPQGLTSLQRIGVGLVFSMAAMAVAAVIENARREAEVAKGMKISAFWLIPQYFLVGAGEAFAYVGQLEFFIREAPERMKSMSTGLFLSTVSMGFFVSSLLVSIVDKVTHKTWLRSNLNKARLNYFYWLLVVLGALNFFVFLLFAMKHQYKADMISVGVDDSVEKGKDSEKEKSEFELKDIP